A DNA window from Lepidochelys kempii isolate rLepKem1 chromosome 9, rLepKem1.hap2, whole genome shotgun sequence contains the following coding sequences:
- the B3GNT7 gene encoding UDP-GlcNAc:betaGal beta-1,3-N-acetylglucosaminyltransferase 7, protein MLQWKKTIYKSVCLSFVLVIMVTVLQRGMTPSHFMPGQQQKELHQEPVKAQKRDDIFSKTGHFWKSKMEKTHLEVEGVTENQVKSWDVTTINCTANQNMSKMDWFKGLEPNFQQFLLYRHCRYFPMLINHPEKCRGDIYLLIVVKSIITQHDRREAIRRTWGQEKEVDGKKIKTLFLLGTASKEEERANYQKLLDYENHIYGDILQWDFLDSFFNLTLKEVHFLKWLNIYCDGIRYIFKGDDDVFVSPSNILEFLENKKEGDLFVGDVLYKARPIRKKENKYYIPSALYNKNNYPPYAGGGGFLMDGPLAIKLHKASETLELYPIDDVFLGMCLEVLKVEPVRHEGFKTFGIVKNKNSKMNKEPCFYRDMMVVHKLLPLELLQMWSLVHSNLTCSRKLNVL, encoded by the coding sequence GAAGAAGACGATCTACAAAAGTGTCTGCCTGTCCTTTGTGCTGGTGATCATGGTGACAGTGCTGCAGAGGGGGATGACTCCTAGCCATTTCATGCCGGGCCAGCAGCAGAAAGAATTGCACCAAGAGCCTGTGAAAGCTCAGAAGAGAGATGACATCTTCTCCAAGACCGGCCACTTCTGGAAGAGCAAGATGGAGAAGACCCACCTGGAGGTGGAGGGAGTCACTGAGAACCAGGTGAAATCCTGGGATGTCACCACTATCAATTGCACGGCCAACCAGAACATGAGCAAGATGGACTGGTTCAAGGGGCTGGAGCCCAACTTTCAGCAGTTCCTGCTTTACCGGCATTGTAGGTACTTTCCCATGCTGATCAACCACCCAGAGAAGTGCAGGGGTGACATTTACCTGCTGATTGTGGTCAAGTCCATCATCACGCAGCACGACCGGCGGGAGGCCATTCGAAGGACCTGGGGCCAGGAGAAGGAGGTGGATGGGAAAAAGATCAAGACTCTCTTTCTACTGGGCACGGCCTCCAAAGAAGAAGAGAGGGCCAACTACCAGAAGCTGCTGGATTATGAGAACCACATCTATGGGGATATCCTACAATGGGATTTCCTGGACAGTTTCTTCAACCTCACCCTCAAGGAGGTCCATTTCTTAAAGTGGCTCAACATCTACTGTGACGGCATTCGCTATATCTTCAAGGGGGATGACGACGTCTTCGTCAGCCCAAGCAACATTCTGGAGTTCCTGGAGAACAAGAAGGAAGGAGACCTCTTTGTGGGAGACGTCCTGTACAAGGCCAGGCCGATCCGGAAGAAAGAGAACAAGTACTACATCCCCAGCGCCCTCTACAACAAGAACAACTACCCACCCTatgcgggtggtggtggtttccTCATGGACGGGCCCCTGGCCATAAAGCTCCACAAGGCCTCAGAGACCTTGGAGCTGTACCCCATTGATGACGTCTTCCTGGGGATGTGCCTGGAGGTCCTCAAGGTGGAGCCAGTCAGACACGAGGGCTTCAAGACCTTCGGCATTGTGAAGAACAAGAACAGCAAGATGAACAAGGAGCCGTGTTTCTACCGGGACATGATGGTGGTTCACAAACTGTTGCCCCTGGAGCTGCTCCAGATGTGGAGCCTGGTCCACAGTAACTTAACCTGCTCCAGAAAGCTCAATGTCCTTTAG